The Paludisphaera mucosa genome contains the following window.
ACCGAGCCGTCCGCCCCGACCGCTCCGGCCGCGCCCTGCGAGAGGTTGAGCCTGTCGAGCTCGCCCGTGAGCCGCTTGGCCAACGGCTCCATCAGGGCGTTCGGGGTCTGCCCGCTGACCATGCGGCCCAGGTCGACGCCGTGCCACGGCATCGGCTTCATGTAGTCGCCGAACTCGCCGACGGCCTCACCCTTCGCCTTCTTGATGTTGTATTCCTGCTCCAGGAGCTGGTTCATCAGGAGGTGCTTGCCGCCCTGGGCGTTCTTGGCCTGGTCGGCGCCCGCGTCGACCATCGCCTGCCGGCCGGCGGGGTCCTTCTGCCAGTCCGCGTGGATCGCGTCGATGGTCCCCGGCGCCACCTTCATGCCGATCGTGGGCATGATCTCCTTCTTCCACGTCGGGCGGTCGAAGGCCAGGATGGCCGCGCGGGTCTCCTGGTTCGTCACGCCCCGCGACATGAGAAACTGGTCGGGGTTGAACATCTCGCCGGCCTTGTCCGCGGCGGCGGCCTTCGCCTCGACGTCGGCCTTCGCCTTGTCGAGGCTCACGTCGATGTCTTCGCCGCGCTCGATGCCGATGTCCTTGGACCAGCCGGCCATGGTGAGCTGCTGCTCCTTGATGTCGTCGGGGACGTGCATGCCCCGTTCCATCATCGGGGCCGCGCTCATGCCGCTGATCGCCTGTTTGGCGAGCGTCGCGGCCTCGGCGGGGTTCGTCTTCGCGTACATCGCGATGAGGCCCTCCAGCTTCTCCGGAGAGACGACGCCGGACTTCGCATAGCCCTGGACCTTCTTGACCTCCTGGACGATGTCGCTGGGCGTGTCGAACCCGCCGATGTTCGCGAAGCGGTCGAGCCTGACCATGCCCGCTTCGATCTCGGGCGTCTCCATCCGCCGGCCGGCCAGGGCGGGGATCACGGCCGCGGCGGCGCCGTAGTCGGCCGCGTTGCCGCCCGAGTAGGCGGCCTGCTTCGCGGCCAGGACCTCGACCTCGTCCTTGGTCTTCTGGCTGATGAGCCCCTGCTGGGCCTCGACCGCGGGCATGCCGTTCTGGGCCGGCACGGCGGGCTTGTCCATGATCGCGAACGCGCCGGCGCCGAACGCCTTCCGCACGTCGGTGGCCTGGTCGATCGTCAGGCCGGCCTTGGCCCCCAGGTCGGCCGACTTCTGCAGCTCGACCTTGGTCTGCCCAGGTGTGCCGGAGAAGCCCGCCAGCTCGAGCTGCGCCTTGTGGTGCTCCGCCGTCGCCTTGGTGGCCTCGCGGATGTCCTGGGTCACCTGACGCCACTTGTCGTCCATCGCCTCGAGGATCGTGACGCCGATCTTCAGCGTGGCCATGGCGGCGGTCACGCCGGCGACGGCGGGGCCGGCCTTGCCGATCGCCCCGACCTTCGTATCCCAAAGGCCCTTCAGCTCGCCGACGACGGTCCGTTCCTTGCCGTGGGCCTCGACGACGGCCTGGACCCGCTTGCGGTTCTCCGTCCCCACGATCGCCGTCTTGGCCCGCTCGGCGACCTCGGCCTCGGTCAGGGCCCGCTTGCTCCACTGCCGTTCATCCTCGGCGCGGGCCCTGGCCGACTCCTTGGCGGCCCGCTCGACGTCCTTGATGAGCCTGGCCTGCTCCGCCGCGGCGTCCTTGGCCAGCCGCTTCCGCTCGTCCTCGACCGCCTTGGCCTGCTCGACGGTCGTCTTCTGCGAGCGGGCCAGCTCCTGGACCCGCTGGTCGTTCTCGCGCTTGATGAACGCCGTCTTGGCCTTCTCCGCGGCCTCCGCGTCGGTCAACGTCTTGGCGATCCGCGCCTTCTCGTTGGCGTGGAACTCCTGGGACGACCGCTCCGCCGCGGCCTTGTCGATCTGCAGGCGAATGATCAGGTCTTGCGACATCGTCCCGCCTCGGAGTTAGCGAATCAACCGGCCCAGCCGGTCGCCTTGTCCAGCGCCGCCGCCTCGGCCTCGTCCCTGAGCGACTGGATCCACTTGGCGGGCGGGATGGCACGCCCGAGCCCGACGAGCATGCCGGCGCACGCCAGGGCGTCGCCGTAATCGATCGGGCCCCTGATGCCGTTGATGAGCAGCGTGCACCTCAACCAACGGTCCGCGCTTTTGGGGCGTGGCCCTGCAGGACGTAGTTGACCTCGCTCCACATCTCGGGGTTCGCGAGCCCGTTCTCGGCGTTGACGCGAAACGGCAGCAGGACGGCCAGGGCGGCGTTGTCGAGGGCGTAGTTGCGGCAGAGCAGCTCGGCCGCGAGCGTCAGCCTGAGGTCGAACCGCTCTTCGTTGGCCGCGGGGGTGTCTTCCTCCGAGAGCGTCAGCCGCTCCAGCTTCCGCTGGAAGTCGTCCCCGTAAGGCGCGGCCGCCTTCACCCTGAACCCGCCTTCGGGAGCGATCTCGGGGTAGAAGGCTCGGTTCGCGATGGGGAACGTCCATTGCCGCCCGTCGCCCAAGCGGATGTCGAACCCCTGGGTGAACTCGGGCCGGCGGAGGGACTTCTCGTCGAGCGTGCTCAAGACTGGACTCCGATGGGAAAGAGGATTTCGTCCGGAGGGATGACCCGAGCGTCGGCCGGCAACGCCTCGACCGACCAGCCGTCGCCCGGCTTGCCGGGGGGCAACGCAAGGACGACCCAGGCGTTTGCCTCGAAGGCGCAACCCGCCCCCTCCGACCCTTGCCGCGTAGCCAGGTCGATCATCTCGCGCTCGATCGCCCCGAGCTGCAGGCGGAGGTCGCCGACGAACTCGACGTTCTTCCGCGTGGGCAGCCCGGCCAGGGCGTCTCGAATCGCGACGTAGGAGTTCCAGCGCTGCCGGATCAACTCGAGCATCCGCCTGGCTTCGTCCGTCATTCGACCCTCAGGGGTGTAAGTCGGGGGCGAGGGCGACCGATCCGCTGGATCCTCCCCCGCCCCCTGGACGCGTCCGGCGGAACGCGCGTCTCCGGTGTAATGACCGCGGCGCCGCCCAGGAACGGGGAGCGACGCCGCGCCCGACGCCGCCGCGCCGGGTCGGTCAAGGCTCGGGGCGATGCAGGGAGGCCTACCCGCCGATGTGGTCGAGCGTGGCCTGGAGTTCCGCGATGCGGGCGTCGGAGGCGGCCTTGCTGGCGGCCAGGGCGGCCTCCGCCCTGTCGATCGCCCGCCGCTCGGCCTCGATCGCCCGCCGCTCGGCGTCGATCTTCCCCCGCAGCGTCGCCGCGAAGTCCTCGTCCACCAGCCGCCACCCCTGGCCGAGGTGGGCGTCGACCGACAAGGGGTGGACCTCGAGGACGTCGCCGTCCTTGTGGACCTTGACGAGATCAGCCATGGAACCGGCCTCCAAAAGCGGTATGGGTTGCGCGGGGGAATCTCGGATCCGAGGCTTCCGGCTCAGTCGTCGATGAGGATCGACCACTTGGCGGCGTGAGGCTGCTCCGCCGGCGGCAGCGCCGAGAACTCGGCGCGGGTCAGGACCTGCCTGTCCAGGCCACGCGTGCGGAGCACGGATCGAGCCTCGTACGCCGTGAACGGCGGAGGATCGTCGGCGACGATCGTCGCGCCGTCCTTGATCGCCTGGAGCCTCACGGCGTCTGGCAACGCGTCGAACTGCCACGACAAGAGGGTCGGAGCCTGCCGGTAGTACGGGTTTCCGATCGCGTGCGGATCGTTCTTGGCGGCCTCGGCGGCGGCCGCGGCGTGGGCCTGGGCCGACTTGATGCGGTGCTCCGCGATCTTGCAGACCTTCGCGGTCTCGACGACGACGCGGGCGTACGTCAGCGAGGCCTCCTCGGCGGCGACCTCGGCCTCGCCCAGGGCGACGGCGTGGGCGGAAATCGCCTTGGCCTTGGCCGTGGCCCGATCGACGGGGCTGTCTCCGGCCCGACGCACGGCCTCCTTCGCGGCCTCCTCGGCGACCTTCTGCGCGGCCGCGAAGGCGGCGGACGCGGCCTCCGAGGCGACGCGGTGCGCCTCGATTGCGGCCGCGTAGCGATGGCCGTCGGCCGGATTCTTGTCCACGGCGGCAGTGGCCTTCGCGGCCTCTCGCGCGGCCTGGGCGGCCTCCAGGCGGGCGTCGCTCAAGACGCCTTCGGCCGTCGCAACCGCGTCGGCGGCTCCCCAGTGATGGGCCATCTGCGTGCTCCTCGGTTAGCGATCCGGTCGGGGTCGGCGGATGTCATCGGTCGAGCGCTTCGGACCTCTGGGCGGCGGCCGCGTCGGCCAGCAGGCCCTTCCAGTCGAACCGCTCGCGGAACCTTTCGGGGCGGTACGCGGAAAGCAAAAACATCAGCAGTTTGTCGCTGTATTCCCTGACCGTCTGCTTGGTGAAGATCGGCCGGCCGTCCTGGTCGGTGCCGGTGCGGACGTAGACCTCGCGCTCGACCCCCAGCACCGCGCGTCGGCGGGCCTCCAGCTCGAGCACGTCGGTCGCGTCGTCCAGGGCGTCCTCCCAGGCCTCGTCGAACTTCTTGTCCCGAGCCTTCTCGCGATAAGCGGTGGACTTGTGGACGCCCGCCGCCTCGGCAGCGTGTCGGACGACGGCGACCTGCCGAAGCGCCGCGACGAATTTCGCCTTCCAGCCTCGGGGGGCCTTGCTGCGTTTGATGGTCGCCATCGGGCCGGCCGCTCCGATCCGCCGCACGTCAGCGATGAAAAGGTCCGACTCGGACCCCCGTCAGGTCGCGTCGCCGCATGGGATTGGCGACGACTCGCGGCGATGAAACAGTCTATCGCATCATCAACAAGAATGCAAACCCCGATATAAACATGCGTAACGTTAGCGTGGGTTACACATGATTTCTCGGGTGCGCACGCGCGTTGGGGCGTCGCACGTGTCGCGTCGGGCGGGTGCTCGGCGGATGCCTGGGCACCAGTTTTCCACCAGTTTTACGGTGAGGAGCGGGCCCCTTTTGGGGACTGTGAAAACCCCCCGCGACTTCGGCGTCGGCGAGGATCTTCCGGCCTTTTAGGGGGTGCAGAAACTCCTGCGATCAGCCGGCCTCTCGCGAGGTGATCTGCAGGAAGTGCCGGACGGCCCGCTGGACCGAGCCTGGCTCGACGTTGTCCGCGAGCCACGTCAGGTAGTCGCGATCGACGTCGGCGATCTGGGCCAGCGTCCTGCCCTTGTGCTTCCCGAACGGCATCTGGAAATCCGCCGCCCGCCCGTCGGTCATCGGCCTGGGCGGGGTCTGGCCGCCCTTGGGGCGGTCGTCGCGGGGCGTGTCTAACTCGACGCGAAGGGACGCCCCACACTTGGGGCAGCGGCAAGGCATCGTTTGACTCCTTCCGGTTTTCGAGAACACACCCACCTGGGAGGACGCGAAACGCTCGCGTGGAACAGTGGAACAGTGTGGACCCATTTCTCGGGTTAAAACCCCTCACACGCGGGGATACCCGTTTCATAGTCAAAAAAGGGTCTACACTGTTCCAATGGTTCCACGACCCATGTCAAGTGTTGACTCAATAACGCTTTGCGAGTTGGAACAGTTGGGCCTCGAATGCGGACCAGTGGAACAGTCGAAGCCCGTTTTCAGCCCACGACCCCGTACTGGGGGTCGGATTCGGGCTCCTTCAGGCCGACTCCCAGGTACCATTTGCCGTTGCTCCGATGTTGTCCGAACCCCCGTTCCTTCATCGTCTGGCCAAACAACTTGAGGGTGACGGGGTGCTCGCCCGCCTTCTCGGCCCATTCGCGGTATGCGGCGTAGAGGGCGTTGCATCGCGTTCGGCAGTTGCCGCTCTGGACGGTCGCCTCCGCCAGAAAGGACCCGATGACGTCCTGTTCTGCCCGATATTCGGCCGTCGCCGCGCTGACCGATTCCGGTTCGTTGAGCCCGAGTTCCTGCCACGCCAGGCATCCACGGACGGCCCAGGCGAGGATGCCTGGAAACTCGGCCCTCAGCTTCTCGGCCATCGCCGTGTCGGCCTTCTC
Protein-coding sequences here:
- a CDS encoding putative quorum-sensing-regulated virulence factor → MPCRCPKCGASLRVELDTPRDDRPKGGQTPPRPMTDGRAADFQMPFGKHKGRTLAQIADVDRDYLTWLADNVEPGSVQRAVRHFLQITSREAG